From Psychrobacillus sp. FSL K6-2836, a single genomic window includes:
- the gltS gene encoding sodium/glutamate symporter — MIELNQITTLFLAVALYLFGMALVNRIGFLNRFLIPAPVVGGLIFATLALVLKTTGIVEVSLDTSLQTLFMIAFFTTVGLGASFKLIKLGGKLLVIYLLLCGVTVFLQNVIGVSFAELFGIDPLLGVMAGAVSMNGGHGGAAAYGQTIEDLGISSALTIGMAAATLGLICGSLSGGPVARYLIKKHDLKPATGKIEGYVEKDERPIQERSFMIQVALITFSMAVGTYLGDLFTNVTGFVLPSYIGAMFVAVIVRNLADRFIKGTVNMKEINLIGDVSLAIFLSMALMSIKLWEVADLALPLIGIILIQVIVVVLYALFVMFPLLGKDYDAAVMISGFLGHGLGATPNAMANMSATVSKYGPSRTAFLVVPIVGAFLIDVVFSAPIIITTINLFK, encoded by the coding sequence ATGATTGAACTTAACCAAATTACAACTCTGTTCCTTGCAGTAGCTCTCTATTTGTTTGGAATGGCACTTGTCAACCGGATTGGATTCCTTAACCGATTTCTAATCCCTGCCCCTGTAGTCGGCGGTTTGATATTCGCTACTTTGGCACTCGTGTTGAAAACTACGGGGATTGTCGAGGTTTCATTGGATACATCGCTTCAGACGCTGTTTATGATCGCTTTCTTTACGACGGTCGGCCTTGGGGCAAGCTTCAAGCTCATCAAACTGGGTGGGAAGCTCTTAGTCATCTACTTGCTTTTGTGTGGCGTCACGGTGTTCTTGCAGAACGTAATCGGCGTTTCGTTTGCCGAGTTGTTTGGAATTGACCCACTGTTAGGTGTCATGGCTGGAGCAGTTTCTATGAACGGAGGACATGGCGGTGCTGCGGCATATGGACAGACGATTGAGGATTTGGGCATTTCCTCAGCCTTAACGATTGGGATGGCCGCCGCCACACTTGGACTGATTTGCGGTAGCCTTTCCGGTGGCCCGGTTGCACGTTACCTGATTAAAAAACATGATTTAAAGCCGGCAACAGGTAAAATAGAAGGGTATGTAGAGAAAGATGAAAGACCGATTCAAGAGCGGTCTTTCATGATTCAGGTTGCCCTCATCACGTTCTCGATGGCAGTGGGAACGTATCTAGGTGATTTGTTTACGAATGTGACTGGCTTCGTCCTGCCGTCCTATATCGGGGCGATGTTCGTGGCGGTCATTGTCAGGAATCTTGCCGATCGCTTTATAAAAGGCACGGTGAACATGAAGGAGATCAACTTAATCGGTGATGTTTCGCTTGCGATTTTTCTCTCGATGGCACTGATGAGCATCAAGCTATGGGAAGTCGCAGATCTAGCACTACCACTCATCGGCATTATACTCATACAGGTTATCGTCGTCGTCTTGTATGCCCTCTTTGTGATGTTCCCATTGCTTGGCAAGGATTACGATGCGGCTGTTATGATCTCGGGATTCTTAGGCCACGGGCTGGGAGCAACACCGAACGCAATGGCGAACATGTCCGCGACCGTGAGCAAGTATGGTCCTTCTCGTACGGCGTTCCTAGTCGTGCCAATTGTTGGTGCATTCCTGATCGATGTTGTATTTAGCGCGCCAATCATTATCACGACCATTAACTTGTTCAAGTGA